From a region of the Corallococcus coralloides DSM 2259 genome:
- a CDS encoding TIGR02266 family protein produces MAELNQAGAVGLVVKLPFATPEEFLAKYGGNITRGGIYLRAKAVRPPGTAVTLDLRLASGDRLLYTAAIVHFVTGQQGQGISGMGLKFGEADPPTRRFLESAVAILPHAQSDVPPVPNGVGPADFTVPAPAAAPALPPAVAADPGGPARMDAPAAAPSPALEMVTDASLGLSIEEPPRTGPVIGIDLGTTNSCAAFVRGNKPGVLPSREGHNTVPSILAFNQRGKLVVGHPAKGQMLTNPRQTVYGAKRLVGRPYASPIVGQIKGRFHYEIAAGQNGEAAVRLGDRIYSLQQISALILREVREVAQNQLGQPISRAVITVPAYYNDNQRHAVREAGKLAGLYVERILNEPTAAALAYGYGKKLNQRVLVYDLGGGTFDASVLELHDTVYEVISTGGDTFLGGIDFDNAIVEYLLQEFERQTGRAFQGDRVALQRINDAAERAKCALSERSEMRVHVAFITMIDNKPYDLDVTLTRQKLIALTEGLVDRTVQVCEEVLQAKGLKPTDIDEVILVGGQSRFPLVHEKITKFFGRPPSKGVHPDEAVALGAALLAHSLGQLEGVVLIDVLPMAIGVGLPGGRFKPVLERNVSLPAAKSYTLSTHRDGQTELELTVFQGDSERAQDNEYLGTLRLAGLPKKPRGAVQVSVTFEVNNESLLKVTAKEGTTGREVVSTFTTRDTPEAVKARLAQEESAAAAPAPPVVTPGTAAPAARKVAASAPVVQEAEPDVAVVSKQKGFMGWLKGLFGRA; encoded by the coding sequence TTGGCGGAATTGAATCAAGCGGGGGCGGTGGGGCTGGTGGTGAAGCTGCCCTTCGCCACCCCCGAGGAGTTCCTCGCGAAATACGGGGGCAACATCACCCGGGGCGGCATCTATTTGCGCGCCAAGGCCGTGCGCCCCCCTGGTACGGCCGTTACCCTGGACCTCCGCCTGGCAAGCGGCGACCGGCTCCTCTACACGGCGGCCATCGTCCACTTCGTCACGGGCCAGCAGGGCCAGGGCATCTCCGGCATGGGGCTGAAGTTCGGGGAGGCGGATCCCCCGACCCGCCGGTTCCTGGAGTCCGCGGTCGCCATCCTCCCGCACGCCCAGTCGGACGTGCCGCCCGTGCCCAACGGCGTGGGCCCCGCGGACTTCACCGTGCCCGCCCCGGCGGCGGCCCCTGCCCTGCCCCCGGCCGTGGCCGCGGATCCTGGCGGCCCGGCCCGGATGGACGCCCCGGCCGCTGCCCCCTCGCCTGCCCTGGAGATGGTGACGGATGCGTCACTGGGGCTGAGCATCGAGGAGCCGCCCCGGACGGGGCCGGTGATCGGCATCGACCTGGGGACGACGAACTCGTGCGCCGCGTTCGTGCGCGGCAACAAGCCCGGGGTGCTGCCCAGCCGCGAGGGCCACAACACGGTGCCCTCCATCCTCGCGTTCAACCAGCGCGGCAAGCTGGTGGTGGGCCACCCCGCGAAGGGGCAGATGCTCACCAACCCGCGCCAGACGGTGTACGGCGCCAAGCGGCTGGTGGGTCGGCCGTACGCGTCGCCCATCGTCGGGCAGATCAAGGGCCGCTTCCACTACGAGATCGCCGCGGGACAGAACGGCGAGGCGGCGGTGCGGTTGGGTGACCGCATCTATTCGCTCCAGCAGATCTCCGCGCTGATCCTCCGCGAAGTGCGCGAGGTGGCGCAGAACCAGCTGGGCCAGCCCATCTCCCGGGCGGTCATCACGGTGCCCGCCTACTACAACGACAACCAGCGGCACGCGGTGCGCGAGGCGGGGAAGCTCGCGGGCCTGTACGTGGAGCGCATCCTCAACGAGCCCACGGCGGCGGCGCTGGCGTACGGCTACGGCAAGAAGCTGAACCAGCGCGTGCTGGTGTACGACCTGGGCGGCGGCACGTTCGACGCGTCGGTGCTGGAGCTGCACGACACCGTCTACGAGGTGATCTCCACCGGCGGCGACACGTTCCTGGGCGGCATCGACTTCGACAACGCCATCGTGGAGTACCTCCTGCAGGAGTTCGAGCGGCAGACGGGCCGCGCCTTCCAGGGGGACCGGGTGGCCCTGCAGCGCATCAACGACGCAGCGGAGCGGGCCAAGTGCGCCCTGTCCGAGCGCTCCGAGATGCGGGTGCACGTGGCCTTCATCACGATGATCGACAACAAGCCGTACGACCTGGACGTCACGCTCACGCGGCAGAAGTTGATCGCCCTGACGGAGGGGCTGGTGGACCGCACGGTCCAGGTCTGTGAAGAGGTGCTCCAAGCCAAGGGGCTGAAGCCCACGGACATCGACGAAGTCATTCTCGTCGGTGGGCAGAGCCGCTTCCCGCTGGTGCACGAGAAGATCACGAAGTTCTTCGGCCGGCCGCCCAGCAAGGGCGTGCACCCGGACGAGGCCGTGGCGCTGGGCGCGGCGCTGCTGGCGCACAGCCTGGGACAGCTGGAAGGCGTGGTGCTCATCGACGTGCTGCCCATGGCCATTGGCGTGGGGCTGCCGGGTGGGCGCTTCAAGCCGGTGCTGGAGCGCAACGTGTCGCTGCCGGCGGCGAAGAGCTACACGCTCTCCACGCACCGGGACGGGCAGACGGAGCTGGAGCTCACCGTCTTCCAGGGCGACTCCGAGCGCGCGCAGGACAACGAGTACCTGGGCACGCTGCGGCTCGCGGGCCTGCCGAAGAAGCCGCGCGGCGCGGTGCAGGTGTCGGTGACGTTCGAGGTGAACAACGAATCGTTGCTCAAGGTGACCGCGAAGGAAGGCACCACGGGGCGCGAGGTCGTCAGCACGTTCACCACCCGCGATACGCCGGAGGCGGTGAAGGCGCGGCTGGCGCAGGAGGAGTCCGCGGCCGCCGCCCCGGCGCCTCCGGTCGTGACTCCGGGGACCGCGGCTCCGGCGGCGCGCAAGGTGGCGGCGTCCGCGCCGGTCGTTCAGGAGGCGGAGCCGGATGTCGCAGTCGTGTCAAAGCAGAAAGGTTTCATGGGGTGGTTGAAGGGACTGTTCGGCCGCGCGTGA
- the guaB gene encoding IMP dehydrogenase: MLNPDIRLALTFDDVLLLPGESAVTPRDADLTTRLTRNIRLNVPLLSAAMDTVTEARTAIAMAQEGGIGVIHKNMTPEQQALEVLKVKKFESGMVVDPITIDPKAPLARALELMKVHGVSGVPVVQGKRLVGILTSRDVRFEKNLSQKVEDVMTTKLITGREGITQDDATKLLHEHRIEKLLVVNEAYELKGLITIKDIEKRRTHPYAAKDAKGRLLCAAAVGVSPDREARIDALVKAGVDVIVVDTAHGHSKGVIEGVRDTRKNFKGFDLIAGNVATAEGTRALIEAGVDAVKVGIGPGSICTTRVVAGVGVPQVTAVDDCAREADKHGVPIISDGGIKYSGDIVKALAAGASSVMIGSLFAGTEEAPGDVILYQGRSYKSYRGMGSLGAMKQGAKDRYFQSDVEAVKLVPEGIEGRVPYKGTLSMNVHQMLGGIRSGMGYVGCATIEELRTKATFTRITSAGLKESHVHDVIITEEAPNYRME; this comes from the coding sequence ATGTTGAACCCCGATATCCGGCTGGCCCTCACCTTCGACGACGTGCTCCTGCTGCCCGGTGAGAGCGCCGTCACCCCGCGTGATGCCGACCTCACCACCCGACTGACGCGCAACATCCGGCTGAACGTGCCACTGCTGTCCGCCGCCATGGACACCGTGACGGAGGCGAGAACCGCCATCGCCATGGCCCAGGAGGGCGGCATCGGCGTCATCCACAAGAACATGACGCCCGAGCAGCAGGCCCTGGAGGTCCTCAAGGTCAAGAAGTTCGAGAGCGGCATGGTGGTGGACCCCATCACCATCGACCCGAAGGCGCCGCTCGCCCGCGCGCTGGAGCTGATGAAGGTTCACGGCGTGTCCGGCGTACCCGTGGTGCAGGGCAAGCGCCTGGTGGGCATCCTCACCAGCCGCGACGTGCGCTTCGAGAAGAACCTGTCCCAGAAGGTCGAGGACGTGATGACGACGAAGCTCATCACCGGCCGCGAGGGCATCACCCAGGACGACGCCACCAAGCTCCTGCACGAGCACCGCATCGAGAAGCTGCTCGTCGTCAACGAGGCCTATGAGCTGAAGGGCCTCATCACCATCAAGGACATCGAGAAGCGCCGCACCCACCCGTACGCCGCCAAGGACGCCAAGGGCCGCCTGCTCTGCGCCGCCGCCGTGGGCGTGTCCCCGGACCGCGAGGCCCGCATCGACGCGCTGGTGAAGGCGGGCGTGGACGTCATCGTGGTGGACACCGCGCACGGCCACTCGAAGGGCGTCATCGAAGGCGTGCGCGACACGCGCAAGAACTTCAAGGGCTTCGACCTCATCGCCGGCAACGTGGCCACCGCGGAAGGCACGCGCGCCCTCATCGAAGCGGGCGTGGACGCGGTGAAGGTGGGCATTGGCCCGGGCTCCATCTGCACCACCCGCGTGGTGGCCGGCGTGGGCGTGCCCCAGGTGACGGCGGTGGATGACTGCGCCCGCGAGGCGGACAAGCACGGCGTGCCCATCATCTCCGACGGCGGCATCAAGTACTCGGGCGACATCGTGAAGGCGCTCGCCGCGGGTGCCAGCTCCGTGATGATCGGCTCGCTGTTCGCCGGCACCGAAGAGGCCCCCGGCGACGTCATCCTGTACCAGGGCCGCAGCTACAAGAGCTACCGCGGCATGGGCAGCCTGGGGGCCATGAAGCAGGGCGCCAAGGACCGCTACTTCCAGTCCGACGTGGAGGCGGTGAAGCTGGTGCCGGAAGGCATCGAGGGCCGCGTCCCGTACAAGGGCACGCTCTCCATGAACGTGCACCAGATGCTGGGCGGCATCCGCAGCGGCATGGGCTACGTGGGCTGCGCCACCATCGAGGAGCTGCGCACGAAGGCCACCTTCACGCGCATCACGTCCGCCGGGCTCAAGGAGAGCCACGTGCACGACGTCATCATCACCGAGGAAGCGCCCAACTACCGGATGGAGTAG
- the guaA gene encoding glutamine-hydrolyzing GMP synthase, whose product MDLHSEKILILDFGSQYTQLIARRVRELGVYCEIHRPDLPAADIQQFAPKGIILSGGPASVEAPGSPRCDPFVFEAGVPVLGICYGLQLISKLLGGRIDRSAHREFGSAAVEVLAARGPFAEFRPGDQVQVWMSHGDRVDELPPGFEAIGRSGNSPFAAAAHKTNPWYGFQFHPEVVHTPQGKAMLRAFLFNDCKVSGSWTMKGFIDEAVETIRKQVGDEGRVICGLSGGVDSSVAALLLHRAIGPRLQCIFVDNGVLRQGERAQVEALFVDRFHVPLKTVDARERFLSKLAGVTDPEQKRKIIGREFIAVFEEASRDVQDAGFLAQGTLYPDVIESVSWKGPSVTIKSHHNVGGLPEQMKLKLVEPLRELFKDEVRALGRELGLPDEMVSRQPFPGPGLAIRVLGEVNEKRLDLVRRADAIVQEEIHKAGLYKEVWQAFAVLLPVQSVGVMGDERTYESTCVLRAVTSVDGMTADWARLPFPILEKISSRITNEVRGINRVVYDISSKPPATIEWE is encoded by the coding sequence GTGGACCTGCACTCCGAGAAGATCCTGATCCTTGATTTCGGGAGCCAGTACACCCAGCTCATCGCCCGCCGGGTGCGCGAGCTGGGCGTCTACTGCGAGATCCACCGCCCGGACCTCCCCGCCGCCGACATCCAGCAGTTCGCGCCGAAGGGCATCATCCTCTCCGGCGGGCCGGCGTCCGTGGAAGCGCCCGGCTCCCCGCGCTGCGACCCCTTCGTCTTCGAGGCCGGCGTCCCGGTGCTGGGCATCTGCTACGGCCTCCAACTGATCTCCAAGCTCCTGGGAGGCCGCATCGACCGGAGCGCCCACCGCGAGTTCGGCAGCGCCGCGGTGGAGGTGCTGGCCGCGCGGGGCCCCTTCGCGGAGTTCCGCCCGGGCGACCAGGTGCAGGTGTGGATGAGCCACGGCGACCGGGTGGACGAGCTGCCGCCCGGCTTCGAGGCCATCGGCCGCAGCGGCAACTCGCCCTTCGCGGCGGCAGCCCACAAGACGAACCCCTGGTACGGCTTCCAGTTCCACCCGGAGGTCGTCCACACGCCGCAGGGCAAGGCCATGCTGCGCGCCTTCCTCTTCAACGACTGCAAGGTGTCCGGCTCGTGGACGATGAAGGGCTTCATCGACGAGGCGGTGGAGACCATCCGCAAGCAGGTCGGTGACGAAGGCCGCGTCATCTGCGGCCTGTCCGGCGGCGTGGACAGCTCCGTCGCGGCGCTGCTGCTGCACCGGGCGATTGGCCCCCGGCTCCAGTGCATCTTCGTGGACAACGGCGTACTGCGTCAGGGCGAGCGGGCGCAGGTGGAGGCGCTCTTCGTGGACCGCTTCCACGTGCCGCTGAAGACGGTGGACGCGCGCGAGCGCTTCCTGTCGAAGCTGGCCGGCGTCACGGATCCGGAGCAGAAGCGGAAGATCATCGGGCGGGAGTTCATCGCCGTGTTCGAGGAGGCCTCGCGCGACGTGCAGGACGCGGGCTTCCTGGCGCAGGGCACGCTGTACCCGGACGTCATCGAGTCCGTGTCGTGGAAGGGCCCGTCCGTCACCATCAAGAGCCACCACAACGTGGGCGGCCTGCCGGAGCAGATGAAGCTCAAGCTGGTGGAGCCCCTGCGCGAGCTCTTCAAGGACGAGGTCCGGGCGCTGGGCCGCGAGCTGGGCCTGCCGGACGAGATGGTCTCCCGCCAGCCGTTCCCGGGCCCGGGCCTGGCCATCCGCGTGCTGGGCGAGGTGAACGAGAAGCGCCTGGACCTGGTGCGCCGCGCGGACGCCATCGTGCAGGAGGAGATCCACAAGGCCGGTCTCTACAAGGAAGTGTGGCAGGCCTTCGCGGTGCTGCTCCCGGTGCAGAGCGTGGGCGTGATGGGCGACGAGCGCACCTACGAGTCCACCTGCGTGCTGCGCGCCGTCACCAGCGTGGACGGGATGACGGCCGACTGGGCGCGCCTCCCGTTCCCCATCCTGGAGAAGATCTCCTCGCGCATCACCAACGAGGTGCGCGGCATCAACCGCGTCGTCTACGACATCTCCTCCAAGCCGCCCGCCACCATCGAGTGGGAGTGA
- a CDS encoding phytanoyl-CoA dioxygenase family protein: MDARAEQFMRDGFLRIDGAFPREVADEARAILWRDTGCDPDQPSTWTRPVIRLGMYTQKPFVDAANTPVLHAAYDELVGAGRWLPLGAMGTFPVRFPSPTDPGDAGWHIDVGFDFDKPDFMDWRANVASKGRALLMLFLFSDVGEDDAPTRIRVGSHQDIARLLGPAGEAGLTLRQLAANGFAESAHRREVLATGEAGTVYLCHPFLVHSAQPHRGARPRFMAQPPLLPREPLSLARLPEDTSPVEEAIRRAVT, from the coding sequence ATGGACGCGCGCGCCGAGCAGTTCATGCGGGACGGGTTCCTTCGCATCGACGGGGCCTTCCCCCGGGAGGTCGCGGACGAGGCCCGGGCCATTCTCTGGCGGGACACGGGGTGCGACCCGGACCAGCCCTCCACCTGGACCCGCCCCGTCATCCGCCTGGGCATGTACACGCAGAAGCCCTTCGTGGACGCCGCGAACACGCCCGTGCTGCACGCGGCCTACGACGAACTCGTCGGCGCCGGGCGGTGGCTGCCGCTCGGGGCCATGGGCACGTTCCCCGTGCGCTTCCCCTCCCCCACTGATCCGGGAGACGCGGGGTGGCACATCGACGTGGGCTTCGACTTCGACAAGCCGGACTTCATGGACTGGCGCGCCAACGTCGCCTCCAAGGGCCGGGCGCTGCTCATGCTCTTCCTCTTCTCCGACGTGGGCGAGGACGACGCGCCCACCCGCATCCGCGTGGGCTCGCACCAGGACATCGCGCGGCTTTTGGGCCCCGCGGGCGAGGCGGGCCTGACGCTCCGTCAGCTCGCGGCCAATGGCTTCGCGGAGTCCGCCCACCGTCGGGAGGTCCTGGCCACGGGCGAGGCGGGCACGGTGTACCTGTGCCACCCCTTCCTCGTGCACTCGGCCCAGCCCCACCGGGGAGCGCGGCCGCGCTTCATGGCGCAGCCGCCACTCTTGCCCCGGGAGCCCCTGAGCCTGGCCCGGCTCCCGGAGGACACGTCGCCGGTGGAGGAAGCCATCCGGCGCGCGGTGACGTGA
- a CDS encoding DUF2268 domain-containing putative Zn-dependent protease (predicted Zn-dependent protease with a strongly conserved HExxH motif), producing the protein MFPRPALLAATTTAALALTACAARQPVEAAPAAIQDVVSTVDVDHFWEAYDAVRATTDPAEQLARFQALYVDRGTPGLHSFMRARRYTAQGYVDAIRDYPRFWASVRPLTARAREAVARVAPTLERFRALYPRLGTAEVYFTVGALNSSGTALDGRVLLGAELATGDEQVDVSELPPKLRAGLGAYFQSRPHEGLDVLIAHEAVHTRQKVPADVLVDQVVYEGVADFVAEQVTGRLPALAYVTYGPQHDAELRERFREAQDSTRFAPWLWSGPDNAEGVADLGYYVGYAIARAYHAKAPDKQAALQRMIELDYADTAAVKTFVRESGYLE; encoded by the coding sequence ATGTTCCCGCGCCCTGCCCTCCTCGCCGCGACGACCACCGCCGCCCTCGCACTGACGGCCTGCGCCGCGAGGCAGCCCGTGGAGGCCGCGCCCGCCGCGATCCAGGACGTGGTCTCCACGGTGGACGTGGACCACTTCTGGGAGGCCTACGACGCCGTGCGGGCCACGACGGATCCGGCCGAGCAACTGGCCCGGTTCCAGGCGCTCTACGTCGACCGGGGCACGCCGGGGCTGCACAGCTTCATGCGCGCCAGGCGCTACACGGCGCAGGGTTACGTGGACGCCATCCGCGACTACCCCCGGTTCTGGGCGTCGGTCCGTCCGCTCACGGCGCGCGCCCGGGAGGCCGTGGCCCGCGTGGCCCCCACGCTGGAGCGCTTCCGGGCGCTCTACCCCCGGCTGGGGACCGCGGAGGTGTACTTCACCGTGGGCGCCCTCAACTCGAGCGGCACCGCGCTGGACGGCCGGGTGCTCCTGGGCGCGGAGCTGGCCACCGGCGATGAACAGGTGGACGTGTCGGAGCTGCCGCCGAAGCTGCGCGCGGGCCTGGGCGCGTACTTCCAGAGCCGCCCCCACGAAGGCCTGGACGTGCTCATCGCCCACGAGGCCGTGCACACGCGCCAGAAGGTCCCCGCGGACGTGCTGGTGGACCAGGTCGTCTACGAGGGCGTGGCGGACTTCGTGGCCGAGCAGGTCACCGGCCGGCTGCCCGCGCTGGCCTATGTCACCTACGGCCCCCAGCACGACGCGGAGCTGCGCGAACGGTTCCGCGAGGCCCAGGACTCGACGCGCTTCGCGCCGTGGCTCTGGTCCGGCCCGGACAACGCGGAGGGCGTGGCGGACCTGGGCTACTACGTGGGCTACGCCATCGCGCGCGCCTACCATGCGAAGGCCCCGGACAAGCAGGCGGCGCTCCAGCGGATGATCGAGCTGGACTACGCGGACACCGCCGCGGTGAAGACGTTTGTCAGGGAGAGCGGCTACCTGGAGTGA
- a CDS encoding S46 family peptidase, whose translation MKRLVVIAALVGAAPALADEGMWTYNNFPAAKVKEKYGFQPDQQWLDKLRLGAVRLAGGCSASFVSPDGLVMTNHHCARGCIEQLSTAKQDYLANGFYAKTQAEEKQCPAMEVNQLVEITDVTEQLNKATASLTGKQYSDTLKAEMSKVEKACSNGDDKVRCDLVTLYQGGKYNLYKYRRFQDVRLVFAPEHAIAFFGGDPDNFEFPRYDLDVTFVRVYQDKQPVKTPDYFKWSEGGAKENDLTFVAGNPGRTSRALTIAELEYTRDVSLPKTLMYLSELRGMLTEFQKRGPEQKRISSNLLFGVENGLKASKGRHEALLDKKFFASKVAAEQELRKKVDANPELKKKYAAAWDEIAKAEAQLLTIREELNFIEQGNGLSSSLFHIAKALVRAGDELPKDNGQRLREFNDANQPALKAQLFSPAPIYPELEIARLTYGLTKMREELGAKHPFVKKVLGKESPEQVATRVVKGTKLKDPKARQALWDGGKKAVDASKDPMVQLALLTDPDSRAIRKKFEDEVESVIKKNSELVAKAKFDIYGTSQYPDATFSPRVSFGSVKGYTDNGQQVAPITQMSGTFEHATGQDPYALPKSWLKSEKVITGTTPMNFVTTNDIIGGNSGSPVVNKNQEVVGLVFDGNIQSLGGEYGFDESVNRTVAVHSEAIIEALQKIYGATRVLEELRPGSTKVPPVKANPAG comes from the coding sequence ATGAAGCGATTGGTCGTCATCGCCGCCCTCGTGGGTGCCGCCCCGGCGCTCGCCGATGAAGGCATGTGGACGTACAACAACTTCCCCGCCGCCAAGGTGAAGGAGAAGTACGGCTTCCAGCCGGATCAGCAGTGGCTGGACAAGCTCCGTCTGGGCGCGGTGCGTCTGGCCGGCGGCTGCTCGGCGAGCTTCGTGTCGCCGGACGGCCTGGTGATGACCAATCACCACTGCGCGCGCGGCTGCATCGAGCAGCTGTCCACCGCGAAGCAGGACTACTTGGCCAACGGCTTCTACGCGAAGACCCAGGCCGAGGAGAAGCAGTGCCCGGCGATGGAGGTGAACCAGCTCGTCGAGATCACCGACGTCACCGAGCAGCTCAACAAGGCCACCGCGTCGCTGACCGGCAAGCAGTACTCGGACACGCTGAAGGCGGAGATGTCCAAGGTCGAGAAGGCCTGCTCCAACGGCGACGACAAGGTGCGCTGTGACCTGGTCACGCTGTACCAGGGCGGCAAGTACAACCTGTACAAGTACCGCCGCTTCCAGGACGTGCGCCTGGTGTTCGCCCCGGAGCACGCCATCGCCTTCTTCGGCGGTGACCCGGACAACTTCGAGTTCCCCCGCTACGACCTGGACGTGACGTTCGTGCGCGTCTACCAGGACAAGCAGCCGGTGAAGACGCCGGACTACTTCAAGTGGTCCGAGGGCGGCGCGAAGGAGAACGACCTCACGTTCGTGGCCGGCAACCCGGGCCGCACCTCGCGCGCGCTGACCATCGCGGAGCTGGAGTACACCCGCGACGTGTCCCTGCCCAAGACGCTCATGTACCTCTCCGAGCTGCGCGGCATGCTCACCGAGTTCCAGAAGCGGGGCCCCGAGCAGAAGCGCATCTCCAGCAACCTCCTGTTCGGCGTGGAGAACGGCCTGAAGGCGTCCAAGGGCCGCCACGAGGCGCTGCTCGACAAGAAGTTCTTCGCCTCCAAGGTCGCCGCGGAGCAGGAGCTGCGCAAGAAGGTCGACGCGAACCCCGAGCTGAAGAAGAAGTACGCCGCCGCCTGGGATGAGATCGCCAAGGCGGAGGCCCAGCTGCTCACCATCCGCGAGGAGCTGAACTTCATCGAGCAGGGCAATGGGCTGTCCTCCAGCCTGTTCCACATCGCCAAGGCGCTGGTGCGCGCTGGCGACGAGCTGCCCAAGGACAACGGCCAGCGGCTGCGCGAGTTCAACGACGCCAACCAGCCCGCGCTCAAGGCGCAGCTCTTCAGCCCCGCGCCCATCTACCCGGAGCTGGAGATCGCCCGCCTGACGTACGGCCTCACCAAGATGCGTGAGGAGCTGGGCGCCAAGCACCCGTTCGTGAAGAAGGTGCTGGGCAAGGAGTCCCCGGAGCAGGTCGCCACCCGCGTCGTGAAGGGCACGAAGCTGAAGGACCCGAAGGCCCGCCAGGCGCTCTGGGACGGCGGCAAGAAGGCCGTGGACGCGTCCAAGGACCCCATGGTCCAGCTGGCCCTGCTGACGGACCCGGACTCCCGCGCCATCCGCAAGAAGTTCGAGGACGAAGTCGAGTCCGTCATCAAGAAGAACAGCGAGCTCGTCGCCAAGGCGAAGTTCGACATCTACGGCACCAGCCAGTACCCGGACGCGACCTTCTCCCCGCGCGTGTCCTTCGGTTCCGTGAAGGGCTACACGGATAACGGCCAGCAGGTCGCCCCCATCACCCAGATGTCCGGCACCTTCGAGCACGCCACGGGCCAGGATCCGTACGCCCTGCCCAAGTCGTGGCTGAAGTCGGAGAAGGTCATCACCGGCACCACGCCGATGAACTTCGTCACCACCAACGACATCATCGGCGGCAACTCCGGCTCGCCCGTGGTGAACAAGAACCAGGAGGTCGTCGGCCTGGTGTTCGACGGCAACATCCAGTCGCTGGGCGGCGAGTACGGCTTCGACGAGTCCGTGAACCGCACGGTGGCCGTGCACTCGGAGGCCATCATCGAGGCGCTCCAGAAGATCTACGGCGCCACCCGCGTCCTGGAAGAGCTGCGCCCCGGCAGCACCAAGGTCCCGCCGGTGAAGGCGAACCCGGCGGGGTAG
- a CDS encoding helix-turn-helix domain-containing protein has product MAARSDNALAPRADLSRFVQRVRVLWRGPSSGDYVRVPDGTVELVVRVTSTTCDVHALGPREQVVRKAPSEVPPDTLGIQFKPGGAYPFFGLPMSELAHRSLSIDTLWGKADGAKLREALAEAPSSQARLRTLEAALAERLHRDDVYEPAAAYLVRRGIRLLTGSRELPRVAELARTLGVSERHLRRAFDDVLGMGPKSYARLVRFQRALHASTDQGARPDWGSIAAGAGYYDQAHLIADFRAVLGTTPGAWLRAQAA; this is encoded by the coding sequence ATGGCCGCTCGGTCCGACAACGCGCTGGCCCCCCGGGCCGACCTGTCCCGCTTCGTCCAGCGGGTGCGCGTTCTCTGGCGCGGTCCCTCTTCGGGCGACTACGTCCGCGTGCCGGACGGCACCGTGGAACTGGTGGTCCGCGTCACCTCCACCACCTGTGATGTTCACGCCCTGGGGCCTCGGGAGCAGGTGGTGCGCAAGGCGCCCTCGGAGGTTCCGCCCGACACGCTGGGCATCCAGTTCAAGCCCGGCGGCGCGTACCCGTTCTTCGGCCTGCCCATGTCGGAACTCGCCCACCGGTCGCTCTCCATCGACACGCTCTGGGGCAAGGCGGACGGCGCGAAGCTCCGCGAAGCACTCGCGGAAGCACCCTCCTCCCAGGCCCGCCTGCGCACGCTGGAGGCCGCGCTCGCGGAGCGGCTCCACCGGGACGACGTCTACGAACCGGCCGCCGCGTACCTGGTGCGGCGCGGCATCCGCCTGCTCACCGGCTCCAGGGAACTCCCCCGCGTCGCGGAGCTGGCCCGCACGCTGGGCGTGAGCGAGCGGCACCTGCGCCGCGCCTTCGATGACGTGCTGGGCATGGGACCCAAGTCCTATGCCCGGCTCGTGCGCTTCCAGCGCGCGCTCCATGCCTCGACGGATCAGGGAGCACGACCGGACTGGGGAAGCATCGCCGCGGGTGCGGGCTACTACGATCAGGCCCACCTCATCGCGGACTTCCGGGCCGTCCTGGGCACCACGCCGGGCGCGTGGCTGCGCGCACAGGCGGCCTGA
- a CDS encoding MBL fold metallo-hydrolase has protein sequence MRIHHLNCGTLCPSSARFVTGSGGLFEPARMVCHCLLLETPRGIVLVDTGLGTQDVQDARGRLGQRFVSRSAPRLDASETALAQVERLGFRREDVRHIVPTHLDMDHVGGLADFPDAQVHLFADEHAAAMAGKRQGYKPVQWAHGPKWNPYAVDGERWFGFSAVRLIPGLDAEVLLVPLTGHSAGHCGVAVKGPAGWMLHAGDAYFSHHEVDPVAPRSPWGLALFQRLFSENNAVRIQNQERLRGLVRAHGHEVKVFSAHCAVEFDRMRAA, from the coding sequence ATGCGAATCCATCACCTCAACTGTGGAACCCTGTGTCCCTCCAGTGCCCGGTTCGTCACGGGCTCGGGCGGCCTGTTCGAGCCGGCACGGATGGTCTGCCACTGCCTGCTGCTGGAGACGCCCCGGGGGATCGTGCTCGTGGACACAGGCCTGGGGACCCAAGACGTGCAGGACGCGCGGGGGCGGCTGGGACAGCGCTTCGTAAGCCGGAGCGCGCCCCGGTTGGATGCGTCGGAGACGGCGCTGGCCCAGGTGGAGCGGCTGGGCTTCCGGCGCGAGGACGTCCGGCACATCGTGCCCACGCACCTGGACATGGATCACGTCGGGGGCCTGGCGGACTTCCCGGACGCCCAGGTCCACCTCTTCGCGGACGAGCACGCCGCGGCGATGGCGGGCAAGAGGCAAGGCTACAAGCCGGTCCAGTGGGCGCACGGGCCGAAGTGGAACCCGTACGCGGTGGACGGTGAGCGCTGGTTCGGCTTCTCGGCGGTGCGGCTCATTCCAGGCCTGGACGCGGAGGTGCTGCTGGTGCCGCTGACGGGCCATTCGGCGGGCCACTGCGGCGTCGCGGTGAAGGGGCCCGCAGGCTGGATGCTGCACGCAGGGGACGCGTACTTCAGCCACCACGAGGTGGATCCGGTCGCGCCGCGAAGCCCGTGGGGCCTGGCGCTGTTCCAACGGCTGTTCTCCGAGAACAACGCCGTGCGCATCCAGAACCAGGAGCGCCTGCGCGGCCTGGTGCGCGCGCACGGACACGAGGTGAAGGTGTTCTCCGCCCACTGCGCCGTGGAGTTCGACCGGATGCGAGCGGCCTGA